A single Natrinema pellirubrum DSM 15624 DNA region contains:
- a CDS encoding PrsW family intramembrane metalloprotease — translation MQRRRDPVERAEERSGDGSLDLYDVSTWKPRSVPDLIAYTLYNAVSYGFRAIVLLTAIVITLSLLVSPAALVVEDPYLAGFFALSLVPAGLLAAYIWYADITTAEPLRLLVATFLLAILFATFAAVVNSVTRPLFGVGAVGSLLFFYLIVGPVEETVKLLAVKVFAYRSSSFDAVIDGAVYGAVAGLGFAAIENAIYIGRVVGEAEPEASLLATAGGIATVRALAGPGHVIYSAIAGYYLGLAKFNREYAGPIVLKGLLVAAFVHGTYNVTVGIVPGQVASALPIGYGIAFVGYVVCYDLAVGYYLYRKLARYRRTYQTVTNDGVGDLRPELTEFDPPQR, via the coding sequence ATGCAACGCAGGCGAGACCCGGTCGAACGCGCCGAGGAGCGGTCCGGAGACGGGTCACTCGACCTCTACGATGTCTCGACGTGGAAACCGCGATCCGTCCCGGATCTGATCGCGTACACGCTCTACAACGCGGTCAGCTACGGGTTTCGGGCGATCGTGTTGCTAACCGCGATCGTGATCACTCTCTCCTTGCTCGTCTCGCCGGCCGCGCTCGTCGTCGAGGACCCGTATCTCGCGGGCTTTTTCGCGCTTTCGCTCGTCCCCGCGGGACTGCTCGCGGCGTATATCTGGTACGCCGATATCACGACGGCGGAACCGCTACGGCTGCTCGTCGCGACCTTTCTGCTGGCGATCCTGTTCGCGACGTTCGCCGCAGTCGTAAACTCAGTGACGCGGCCGCTGTTCGGCGTCGGGGCCGTCGGGAGCCTCCTCTTTTTCTACCTGATCGTCGGCCCCGTCGAGGAGACGGTCAAACTGCTCGCCGTAAAGGTCTTCGCCTACCGGAGCAGCAGTTTCGATGCCGTGATCGACGGCGCGGTCTACGGTGCCGTGGCGGGACTCGGCTTCGCGGCCATCGAGAACGCGATCTACATCGGCCGAGTCGTCGGCGAGGCGGAACCCGAAGCCAGCCTCCTCGCGACGGCGGGCGGGATCGCGACCGTCCGGGCGCTGGCCGGCCCCGGCCACGTCATCTACTCGGCGATCGCGGGCTACTACCTCGGGCTGGCGAAGTTCAACCGCGAGTACGCCGGCCCGATCGTCCTCAAAGGGCTGCTCGTCGCCGCGTTCGTCCACGGCACGTACAACGTGACCGTCGGCATCGTACCCGGGCAGGTGGCCAGCGCGCTCCCGATCGGCTACGGGATCGCCTTCGTCGGCTACGTCGTGTGCTACGATCTGGCGGTCGGCTACTACCTCTACCGAAAGCTCGCACGCTACCGCCGGACCTACCAGACCGTCACGAACGACGGCGTCGGCGACTTGCGGCCGGAACTGACCGAGTTCGACCCGCCCCAGCGCTGA
- a CDS encoding riboflavin synthase: protein MFTGIVEETGEIVAREHTDDGLRLRIGADEVATGLEHGQSISVSGACLTVEEFREREWFEVFLATETVERTYLGDLETGETVNLERAMPADGRFDGHVVQGHVDAVATVTEIESVEEDWFFEFDLPAAFDRYVVEKGSITLDGISLTVADLDEERGRVTVAIIPTTYDLTTLAEKEPGDPVHLEVDVLAKYVERLLEARFD from the coding sequence ATGTTCACGGGGATCGTCGAGGAGACCGGCGAGATCGTCGCACGAGAACACACCGACGACGGCCTCCGGCTCCGGATCGGTGCCGACGAGGTCGCGACGGGGCTCGAACACGGCCAGAGCATCAGCGTCAGCGGCGCGTGTCTCACCGTCGAAGAGTTCCGCGAGCGCGAGTGGTTCGAGGTCTTCCTCGCGACCGAGACGGTCGAGCGGACCTATCTGGGCGACCTCGAGACCGGCGAGACGGTCAACCTCGAGCGGGCGATGCCGGCCGACGGCCGGTTCGACGGCCACGTCGTCCAGGGGCACGTCGATGCGGTCGCCACCGTCACCGAGATCGAGTCCGTCGAAGAGGACTGGTTCTTCGAGTTCGACCTCCCGGCGGCGTTCGACCGATACGTCGTCGAGAAGGGGTCGATCACGCTCGATGGCATCAGCCTGACCGTCGCGGACCTGGACGAGGAACGCGGCCGGGTTACCGTCGCGATCATCCCGACGACCTACGACCTGACGACGCTCGCCGAGAAGGAGCCCGGCGATCCCGTCCATCTCGAGGTCGACGTCCTCGCGAAGTACGTCGAACGGCTGCTGGAAGCGCGGTTCGACTGA
- a CDS encoding DUF7563 family protein, which translates to MPECQNCGAFVTETYARVFTPRGVEDPRVCPDCQDKIRDGAEVRDARSPRDP; encoded by the coding sequence ATGCCGGAATGCCAGAACTGCGGTGCGTTCGTCACGGAGACGTACGCCCGGGTGTTTACGCCCCGCGGCGTTGAGGATCCCCGCGTCTGCCCGGACTGTCAGGACAAGATACGCGACGGTGCCGAGGTTCGAGACGCCCGTTCCCCACGCGATCCCTGA
- a CDS encoding M24 family metallopeptidase, with protein MTGGNADGATDRPGFDDGTELGRERRRHAADVLSTALADRDGAAFVHAGVDHDPGIRYACDRPADTTAVAYDGTADEWLVRSSADGAGGHPADRLASALADRGLEGTVLAPPRIPHDAALYLERAGFDLASTDALERARATKTAGERERIAAAQRAAAAGVRRAASLLAESTVVDGRLAVGEHDDGADPEPLTATHLRTAIDEAIVGAGGLPAGNTAVDPDSSRDPDEPLRPGEPIVIAAAPREPAGYYGGLVRTLVVDSDGGRERRVHVAVTQSFRSARSMLTAGVESVTAVEADLEAEVRSFGFDTEQTVTTEVAGVGLEPRERPLAGGDEVGPGAVVRLDVAGAVGPGSRIRIADVLAVTDEGERPEWLATPSQSLSPASLL; from the coding sequence GTGACCGGTGGGAACGCCGACGGCGCGACGGACAGGCCCGGGTTCGACGACGGCACGGAACTCGGCCGCGAGCGCCGGCGCCACGCGGCCGACGTCCTCTCGACTGCCCTCGCCGACCGCGACGGCGCCGCGTTCGTTCACGCTGGCGTCGACCACGATCCCGGGATTCGCTACGCCTGCGACCGGCCGGCCGACACGACGGCCGTGGCCTACGACGGCACCGCCGACGAGTGGCTCGTCCGCTCGAGCGCCGACGGGGCCGGCGGTCACCCCGCGGACCGGCTGGCGTCGGCGCTGGCCGATCGGGGACTCGAGGGGACCGTCCTGGCTCCGCCACGCATCCCACACGACGCCGCACTCTACCTCGAGCGGGCGGGATTCGACCTCGCCTCGACGGACGCCCTCGAGCGGGCGCGAGCGACGAAAACGGCCGGCGAGCGCGAGCGCATCGCGGCCGCCCAGCGGGCGGCCGCCGCCGGGGTCCGGCGAGCGGCGTCGCTGTTGGCCGAGTCGACGGTCGTCGACGGGCGGCTCGCAGTGGGTGAACACGACGATGGAGCCGACCCCGAACCGCTGACGGCCACCCACCTGCGGACCGCCATCGACGAGGCGATCGTCGGCGCGGGCGGGTTGCCGGCCGGCAATACCGCCGTCGATCCGGACTCGAGTCGCGACCCCGACGAACCGCTCCGACCCGGCGAGCCGATCGTCATCGCGGCCGCGCCGCGGGAGCCGGCGGGCTACTACGGCGGCCTCGTTCGGACGCTGGTCGTCGACAGCGACGGCGGCCGGGAGCGGCGTGTCCACGTCGCCGTCACGCAGTCGTTTCGCTCGGCGCGGTCGATGCTGACCGCCGGCGTGGAGTCGGTGACCGCCGTCGAAGCCGACCTCGAGGCCGAGGTCCGGTCGTTCGGGTTCGATACCGAGCAGACGGTCACGACCGAGGTCGCCGGCGTGGGACTCGAGCCCCGCGAGCGCCCCCTTGCGGGCGGCGACGAGGTCGGTCCCGGCGCCGTGGTCCGACTCGACGTGGCCGGAGCGGTCGGTCCGGGGAGTCGGATCCGGATCGCCGACGTGCTGGCGGTCACCGACGAGGGCGAGCGGCCCGAGTGGCTCGCCACGCCGTCTCAGTCGCTGTCGCCCGCGTCGCTACTGTAG
- a CDS encoding UvrD-helicase domain-containing protein, with product MTTTDTTVTRLFGGPGSGKTTALLDHVEEILEQDGVTFRDILVVSYTRAAAQEVRERLAERLDESPRALQGNVCTMHAKAYELLDLSRSDVIGESDKEGFCEQYGIEYEDEYSGAGRRTARSTTIGNKVIATSQWLQRTSRDVSDWYDVPFQWDDEEVRLPPEIDPNAQEGNKYTPTWPSDDDRIDVPEAIRGWRSYKGEEGKIGFADMLERVKQRSLLPNVDYLVIDEFQDITTLQYDVYEEWKPHMEQVLIAGDDDQVVYSWQGADPALLLEEEVDEDIILPNSYRLPSNVLNAVNREIRHIETRQDKDLKPRKEGGAVEARTNASMLDVVRNVRRTLVEGDGTIMVLFRARYQMFQFIDEFITEGVPFTSLTDQRMWTDRLTQYVRAVEAIDAGEDVTGLQARRLADMLQESAFGTAERDDLFDEIDDRQEEAGIDDLEDLMIPADVIEDHAPFMPGPGSAADMLRKVTNFQKKSVRSYFAIGEYQGMDTDRVRVGTIHSAKGREADHVFVGTDLTEKVVEQMVATVDDPTDIPGCEEFTKTTSPVPVLTDNERRVFYVGMSRARERLVLLENLVDGAPTLPVDVLLENELTDMTLEELVEQAQQPDPDPDTEADDLEAEAEAP from the coding sequence ATGACTACGACGGACACGACGGTTACCCGCCTGTTCGGCGGTCCGGGAAGCGGGAAGACGACCGCCTTGCTGGACCACGTCGAGGAGATCCTCGAGCAGGACGGGGTCACTTTTCGGGATATTCTCGTCGTCTCGTATACGCGAGCGGCGGCCCAAGAGGTTCGCGAGCGGTTAGCCGAGCGCCTCGACGAGAGTCCGCGTGCGCTGCAGGGCAACGTCTGTACGATGCACGCGAAAGCCTACGAACTGCTCGATCTCTCCCGAAGCGACGTCATCGGCGAATCCGACAAGGAGGGGTTCTGCGAGCAGTACGGCATCGAGTACGAGGACGAGTACTCCGGCGCGGGGCGACGCACCGCCCGTTCGACGACGATCGGGAACAAGGTCATCGCGACGAGCCAGTGGCTCCAGCGGACCAGCCGCGACGTCTCCGACTGGTACGACGTCCCCTTCCAGTGGGACGACGAGGAGGTCCGGCTCCCGCCCGAAATCGACCCGAACGCTCAGGAAGGGAACAAGTACACCCCGACTTGGCCCAGCGACGACGACCGGATCGACGTTCCCGAGGCGATCCGCGGCTGGCGCTCCTACAAGGGCGAGGAGGGCAAGATCGGCTTCGCGGACATGTTAGAGCGGGTCAAACAGCGCTCCCTGCTCCCGAACGTCGACTACCTCGTTATCGACGAGTTCCAGGACATCACGACCCTGCAGTACGACGTCTACGAGGAGTGGAAACCCCACATGGAGCAGGTCCTGATCGCCGGCGACGATGATCAGGTCGTCTACTCCTGGCAGGGTGCCGACCCCGCGCTCTTGCTCGAGGAAGAAGTCGACGAGGACATCATTCTGCCGAACTCCTATCGCCTGCCCTCGAACGTTCTCAACGCGGTCAACAGGGAAATCCGTCACATCGAGACCCGACAGGACAAGGACCTCAAGCCCCGCAAGGAAGGCGGTGCCGTCGAGGCCCGTACCAACGCCTCGATGCTCGACGTCGTCCGGAACGTCCGCCGAACCCTCGTCGAGGGCGACGGTACCATCATGGTCCTGTTCCGGGCCCGCTACCAGATGTTCCAGTTCATCGATGAGTTCATCACCGAGGGGGTCCCCTTCACCTCGCTGACCGACCAGCGGATGTGGACCGACCGACTCACCCAGTACGTCCGGGCGGTCGAGGCCATCGACGCCGGCGAGGACGTCACCGGACTGCAGGCCCGCCGGCTCGCCGACATGCTCCAGGAGTCGGCCTTCGGTACCGCGGAACGCGACGACCTCTTCGACGAGATCGACGACCGACAGGAAGAAGCGGGTATCGACGACCTCGAGGACCTCATGATTCCCGCCGATGTCATCGAGGACCACGCGCCGTTCATGCCCGGCCCCGGCTCGGCGGCCGACATGCTCCGGAAGGTCACCAACTTCCAGAAGAAAAGCGTCCGCTCGTACTTCGCCATCGGCGAGTACCAGGGGATGGACACCGACCGCGTCCGCGTCGGGACGATCCACTCCGCGAAGGGTCGCGAGGCCGACCACGTCTTCGTCGGCACCGACCTCACCGAGAAGGTCGTCGAGCAGATGGTCGCCACCGTCGACGACCCCACCGACATCCCCGGCTGCGAGGAGTTCACCAAGACCACCTCGCCCGTCCCCGTGCTGACCGACAACGAACGCCGCGTCTTCTACGTCGGCATGTCGCGGGCCCGCGAACGGCTCGTCCTCCTCGAGAACCTGGTCGATGGCGCGCCGACGCTGCCGGTCGACGTCCTCCTCGAGAACGAACTGACCGACATGACCCTCGAGGAACTCGTCGAGCAGGCCCAACAGCCCGATCCCGATCCCGACACCGAGGCCGACGATCTCGAGGCCGAAGCCGAAGCGCCGTGA
- a CDS encoding dicarboxylate/amino acid:cation symporter — translation MAITLRQLYDRYRSVPIIYRIGVAFVLGSLVGLTVGEPATRLEPLGDLFVRLLQMIVIPIIVFTLLMGARRLSPSNLGKIGGQVVALYLVTTAIAIGIGLFVANLINPGTGLEVADATVETKEAPDIVEVFMNIVPTNPIGAMAAGDVLPTIFFTIVFGLALAYLQDEYDVSSAVHEGAETVFEIAETGAEAMFKIVWGVMEYGVIGVFALMATTFGNAGVDAIAPFAKLIGALAIAVGLHIGVTYLLIIQWGLLRESPLDFLRGSKEAMVTALSIRSSSGTLPVTMNDADENFGVDEEVYSFSLPLGATINMDGTAMYQGVAAVFAANMVGQTLTIGEQLTVVATALLASVGTAGVPGSGLIMLTMVLTQLGLPLEVVGMVAGVDPILDRLRTMNNVTGDLAVTTLVAGWNDKIDRAATVWSETDVPDSTPGTTDD, via the coding sequence ATGGCGATCACACTCAGGCAGCTCTACGATCGATATCGCTCCGTTCCGATCATCTACCGCATCGGCGTCGCGTTCGTCCTCGGCTCGCTCGTCGGCCTGACGGTCGGCGAACCGGCAACGCGGCTCGAGCCGCTCGGTGATCTCTTCGTTCGACTGCTTCAGATGATCGTGATTCCGATCATCGTCTTCACACTGCTTATGGGTGCCAGACGGCTCTCGCCGTCGAACCTCGGGAAGATCGGCGGGCAGGTCGTCGCGCTGTATCTGGTCACGACTGCGATCGCGATCGGTATCGGGCTGTTCGTCGCGAACCTGATCAATCCCGGGACCGGGCTCGAGGTGGCCGACGCGACCGTCGAGACCAAAGAGGCCCCCGACATCGTCGAGGTGTTCATGAACATCGTGCCGACGAACCCGATCGGAGCGATGGCCGCGGGCGACGTCCTCCCGACGATTTTCTTCACGATCGTGTTCGGGCTCGCGCTGGCCTATCTGCAAGACGAGTACGACGTCAGCTCGGCCGTTCACGAGGGTGCCGAAACGGTGTTCGAGATCGCCGAAACAGGCGCGGAGGCGATGTTCAAGATCGTCTGGGGCGTCATGGAGTACGGCGTGATCGGCGTCTTCGCCCTGATGGCGACGACGTTCGGGAACGCCGGGGTCGACGCGATCGCACCGTTTGCCAAGCTCATCGGCGCGCTCGCGATCGCCGTCGGCCTCCACATCGGCGTCACCTACCTGCTGATCATCCAGTGGGGACTGCTCCGGGAATCACCGCTGGATTTCCTCCGGGGAAGCAAGGAAGCGATGGTAACCGCGCTCTCGATCCGCTCCTCCAGCGGAACGCTGCCGGTCACGATGAACGACGCCGACGAGAACTTCGGCGTCGACGAGGAGGTCTACAGCTTCTCGCTGCCGCTGGGCGCGACGATCAACATGGACGGGACGGCGATGTATCAGGGCGTCGCGGCAGTCTTCGCCGCCAACATGGTCGGCCAGACCCTGACCATCGGCGAACAGCTCACCGTCGTCGCGACGGCCCTCCTCGCGAGCGTCGGTACTGCCGGCGTCCCCGGAAGCGGCCTGATCATGCTCACCATGGTCCTTACGCAACTCGGCCTCCCGCTCGAGGTCGTCGGCATGGTCGCGGGCGTCGATCCGATCCTCGACCGCCTGCGGACGATGAACAACGTGACCGGCGACTTGGCAGTCACGACGCTCGTCGCCGGCTGGAACGACAAGATCGACCGCGCGGCCACCGTCTGGTCGGAGACGGACGTCCCGGACTCGACGCCGGGCACGACCGACGACTGA
- a CDS encoding DUF7533 family protein: MAGIIETIKFAGTLVLALPAALAGLELLLLRGQTGFGVALLGLAVGLVIAQHWLTMPTDIPELLAERVMGTIAKEPDAEGDDEP, encoded by the coding sequence ATGGCCGGTATCATCGAGACGATCAAGTTCGCGGGCACGCTCGTTCTCGCCTTGCCCGCGGCCCTCGCCGGACTCGAGTTGTTGTTACTTCGCGGCCAGACGGGGTTCGGCGTTGCGTTGCTCGGACTCGCCGTCGGCCTCGTGATCGCCCAGCACTGGCTAACGATGCCGACCGACATTCCAGAGCTACTGGCCGAGCGGGTCATGGGGACGATCGCAAAAGAGCCCGACGCAGAGGGCGACGACGAGCCGTAG
- a CDS encoding DUF7532 family protein: MHFDQRTQRALRDVGLETDDLRAASEAVVEAVADDAAALEAFFDDHDTVYSDMDMAHSSSAYPEHAVDYADITTHGDEMRGWLRFDTWGVYVEGGRLLEDGSVELSLGPTINDRVRFAADRDRLR; the protein is encoded by the coding sequence ATGCACTTCGACCAGCGAACTCAGCGGGCGCTCCGGGACGTCGGCCTCGAGACCGACGACCTCCGTGCCGCCTCCGAGGCGGTCGTCGAGGCCGTCGCGGACGACGCGGCGGCGCTCGAGGCGTTCTTCGACGATCACGACACCGTCTACTCGGATATGGACATGGCCCACTCGAGTTCGGCGTATCCGGAACACGCGGTCGATTACGCCGACATCACGACCCACGGCGACGAGATGCGGGGCTGGCTCCGCTTCGACACCTGGGGTGTCTACGTCGAAGGGGGGCGGCTCCTCGAGGACGGCTCGGTCGAACTCTCCCTGGGACCGACGATCAACGACCGGGTGCGGTTCGCCGCCGACCGCGACAGGCTGCGATGA
- a CDS encoding DUF402 domain-containing protein, translated as MTTARVRGIYTTAVTQLLSEADCEVVQASEPIRERFDQSFDAAPADATVETTRDRQGVEISGDPDAVETVATALEGLAIDAFRWDAEVPRGAVFDAEVLEAGGGGGAVVDLGEGRRGYLAYDAVDGYVDAGDCYRVQVSEPAPPWDDDRPLVEPTLEVAGGLCTLSQDRSGVSAALRGERAEELVGMTDLLSVEIPEGWGLRWQHAAANADLEAMGAALEDAASRARALEDALADAPGEPGEPGLLATPRRTEWCWFGRETRFELDGVRRRVETTMPGHHRSKAADRAASAAVDFAEAVCGSLGADTTDDDAFPFAAVARQFGPTNGDRLEIGHGKPDGRLISLGRGEVTDWDPEGKLTLERSMSGGGSYDALGVPKESGDVAVTKFREGRWWYPTTYKAADGTAKGTYVNVCTPVELFPDTARYVDLYVDVIRQPDGTVEIVDADDLEAAIDDGLVAEDLAAKAMNVAEAVERALSK; from the coding sequence ATGACGACGGCTCGAGTCCGCGGCATCTACACGACGGCCGTCACGCAACTGCTGAGCGAGGCCGACTGCGAGGTCGTGCAGGCCTCCGAGCCGATTCGGGAGCGCTTCGACCAGTCGTTCGACGCCGCGCCGGCCGACGCGACGGTCGAGACGACCCGCGATCGGCAGGGCGTCGAGATTTCCGGCGACCCCGACGCGGTCGAGACGGTCGCGACGGCCCTCGAAGGGCTAGCCATCGACGCCTTCCGCTGGGACGCCGAGGTTCCCCGCGGCGCGGTCTTCGACGCCGAGGTCCTCGAGGCCGGCGGCGGGGGCGGCGCAGTGGTCGACCTGGGCGAGGGCCGGCGGGGCTATCTCGCGTACGACGCCGTCGACGGCTACGTCGACGCGGGCGACTGCTACCGGGTGCAGGTCAGCGAGCCTGCGCCGCCGTGGGACGACGACCGCCCGCTCGTGGAACCGACTCTCGAGGTCGCTGGCGGGCTCTGTACGCTCTCGCAGGATCGCAGCGGCGTCTCGGCGGCGCTGCGGGGCGAGCGCGCCGAGGAACTGGTCGGCATGACCGACCTGCTCTCGGTCGAGATCCCCGAGGGGTGGGGACTGCGCTGGCAACACGCCGCGGCCAACGCAGACCTCGAGGCGATGGGGGCTGCCCTCGAGGACGCCGCGAGCCGGGCCCGGGCGCTCGAGGATGCGCTTGCCGACGCGCCGGGCGAGCCCGGCGAGCCGGGACTGCTCGCCACGCCCCGGCGGACCGAGTGGTGTTGGTTCGGCCGCGAGACCCGATTCGAACTGGACGGCGTCCGCCGGCGGGTCGAGACGACGATGCCGGGCCATCACCGGTCGAAGGCCGCCGATCGGGCCGCCAGCGCCGCGGTCGACTTCGCGGAGGCGGTCTGTGGCTCGCTGGGTGCCGATACGACCGACGACGATGCCTTCCCCTTCGCCGCGGTCGCCCGCCAGTTCGGCCCGACGAACGGCGACCGCCTCGAGATCGGCCACGGCAAACCCGATGGCCGGCTCATCTCGCTCGGTCGCGGCGAGGTCACCGACTGGGACCCCGAGGGCAAGCTCACCCTCGAGCGCTCGATGAGCGGCGGCGGCAGCTACGACGCGCTCGGGGTGCCCAAGGAGTCGGGCGACGTGGCCGTGACGAAGTTCCGCGAGGGTCGGTGGTGGTATCCGACGACCTACAAGGCGGCCGACGGCACGGCGAAGGGCACCTACGTCAACGTCTGTACGCCGGTCGAACTCTTTCCGGATACCGCGCGGTACGTCGACCTCTACGTCGACGTGATCCGGCAGCCTGACGGGACCGTCGAGATCGTCGACGCGGACGACCTCGAGGCGGCCATCGACGACGGACTCGTCGCCGAGGATCTCGCCGCAAAGGCGATGAACGTGGCGGAAGCCGTCGAACGGGCGCTTTCGAAATAG
- a CDS encoding HVO_0416 family zinc finger protein: protein MATSPNDAGDDVIDQFLSDRGHSVERVGWEQEYNKKQCPDCGGLHETSANSCSVCGWEPTP, encoded by the coding sequence ATGGCAACCTCACCCAATGACGCCGGTGACGACGTCATCGACCAATTCCTGTCCGACCGCGGTCACTCGGTCGAACGAGTAGGGTGGGAGCAGGAGTATAACAAAAAGCAGTGTCCCGACTGCGGCGGCCTTCACGAGACGTCCGCCAACTCCTGTAGCGTTTGTGGGTGGGAGCCAACGCCGTAG
- a CDS encoding PAS domain-containing sensor histidine kinase yields the protein MDQDPRQRYEAICEASPDAIVVADRDGRITYANGRVTDLFGYDPSELVGEPIETLVPEAARADHVADRDAYIADPETRQMGAGLDLSGRRKDGSEIPIDISLSPIGSGGRREVMAAVRDVHDREALRAKYQTILEAVPDPVVVADAATGEIIEVNRRAGDLLGYEPCDLVGRPQTVLHPSGEADRYRALFDEYVAGPSSDRSILHAFPDGADIHAETSGGERIPVEINAHVFDLYDRRLIAGVFRDVTDRKEYQRQLRTLHSATRQLIAADDREEIAALVADAARTILGYEYNVVRLADDDRLRPAAVTDGAETEMGDRPMYPIDGSAPVSRVYDSGESLRFDDVRTLEDGYDRGDARSAMYHPMGDHGVISVVDPAVGTFDPSDEELASVLSVNAEIALNRLSYERDLERQNERLDEFASVVAHDLRNPLNVAQGLLEGERTGAVATHGDEIAAALDRMEGIVDDVLTMVRDGYEVDDVESLAFDTIVADCWDCVATADATLRVESDGLLYADSSRIRNLLENLFRNAVEHGGPDVTVTVALSEGGFAVADDGPGIPPADRDRVLEPGWTTGENGTGLGLNIVREIARAHDWGIDVTESAAGGARFEFTGVRTVPADGAFESDPERL from the coding sequence ATGGATCAGGACCCGCGACAGCGATACGAAGCCATCTGTGAAGCCTCGCCCGACGCGATCGTCGTCGCCGACCGCGACGGACGTATCACCTATGCGAACGGCCGCGTCACCGATCTGTTCGGCTACGATCCGTCCGAACTCGTCGGCGAACCGATCGAGACCCTCGTTCCCGAGGCCGCTCGAGCCGATCACGTCGCCGATCGCGACGCCTACATCGCCGACCCAGAGACCCGCCAGATGGGTGCCGGACTGGACCTCTCGGGCCGGCGGAAGGACGGTTCGGAGATTCCCATCGACATCAGTCTAAGCCCGATCGGGAGCGGCGGCCGACGCGAGGTCATGGCCGCCGTTCGGGACGTTCACGACCGGGAAGCGCTCCGCGCGAAGTACCAGACGATCCTCGAGGCGGTTCCCGACCCAGTCGTCGTCGCGGACGCGGCGACGGGCGAGATAATCGAGGTGAACCGACGGGCCGGTGATCTGCTCGGGTACGAGCCCTGTGACCTCGTGGGGCGGCCACAGACCGTCCTTCACCCCTCCGGGGAGGCCGACCGCTATCGGGCGCTCTTCGACGAATACGTCGCCGGCCCCAGTTCCGATCGATCGATCTTACATGCGTTTCCGGATGGTGCCGACATCCACGCCGAGACCAGCGGTGGCGAGCGGATCCCAGTCGAGATCAACGCTCACGTCTTCGACCTGTACGACCGCCGATTAATCGCCGGCGTCTTCCGCGACGTGACCGACCGGAAAGAGTACCAGCGACAGCTTCGAACGCTCCATTCGGCGACGCGGCAGCTGATTGCCGCCGACGATCGCGAGGAGATCGCCGCCCTCGTCGCCGATGCCGCGCGGACGATCCTCGGTTACGAGTACAACGTGGTCCGGCTCGCCGACGACGACCGATTGCGGCCGGCCGCTGTGACCGACGGGGCCGAAACGGAGATGGGCGACCGTCCGATGTACCCGATCGACGGGTCGGCTCCGGTCAGTCGCGTCTACGACAGCGGCGAGTCGCTCCGGTTCGACGACGTTCGGACCCTCGAGGACGGGTACGACCGCGGCGACGCGCGATCCGCGATGTACCACCCGATGGGCGACCACGGCGTGATCAGCGTCGTCGATCCCGCGGTGGGGACGTTCGATCCGTCCGACGAGGAACTCGCCTCGGTGCTGTCGGTCAACGCAGAGATCGCACTCAACCGACTGTCCTACGAGCGGGACCTCGAGCGCCAGAACGAGCGGTTGGACGAGTTCGCGAGCGTCGTCGCCCACGACCTCCGGAACCCGCTCAACGTCGCCCAGGGACTGCTCGAGGGCGAGCGGACCGGTGCCGTGGCCACCCATGGCGACGAGATCGCAGCCGCCCTCGACCGGATGGAAGGGATCGTCGACGACGTGTTGACGATGGTCCGGGACGGGTACGAGGTCGACGACGTGGAGTCGCTCGCGTTCGATACGATCGTCGCCGACTGCTGGGACTGCGTAGCGACCGCCGATGCGACGCTGCGGGTCGAATCCGACGGCCTCCTCTATGCCGACTCGAGTCGGATCCGCAACCTGCTTGAGAACCTCTTTCGCAACGCGGTGGAACACGGCGGTCCGGACGTCACGGTCACGGTCGCGCTCTCGGAAGGGGGGTTCGCCGTGGCCGACGACGGGCCGGGCATCCCGCCCGCCGACCGCGACCGCGTCCTCGAGCCGGGGTGGACGACCGGCGAGAACGGGACGGGGCTGGGGCTGAACATCGTCCGTGAGATCGCACGGGCCCACGACTGGGGGATCGACGTGACCGAAAGCGCGGCCGGCGGCGCGCGCTTCGAGTTCACCGGGGTCCGGACCGTTCCCGCCGACGGCGCCTTCGAGTCGGACCCGGAACGGCTTTGA